A segment of the Candidatus Omnitrophota bacterium genome:
GATGTATCGGGTGTTGCGCGGACGCGTTATATGTCAAATGTCAAGACCTGACCCCATTCATGAAAGTTTGCTTACAGAGTGAACATTTCATATAATCACGATGCTATGAAATTATATAATGCGCCCAGAGGAACAAGGGATATTGTCGGCGAGGAAGCCGGAAGATTTTCCCGCGTTTTGCGGATTTTTGAAGAAATCGCGCGGCTTTACGGCTATGGCAGCATCAACACGCCTCTTTTTGAAGATACCGCACTTTTTGAACGGACCATCGGCGGAGGCAGTGACATTGTCGAAAAGCAGATGTACACATTTTTAGATAAAGCCGGCCGCTCCTTAACTCTGCGCCCCGAAGGTACGGCGGGAGTTGTCAGGGCGGCTCTCGGCGGCGGGCTCCTGCGGCCCTTACCCAGACGGCTTTATTATTCGGGGGCGATGTTCCGT
Coding sequences within it:
- a CDS encoding histidine--tRNA ligase, whose translation is MKLYNAPRGTRDIVGEEAGRFSRVLRIFEEIARLYGYGSINTPLFEDTALFERTIGGGSDIVEKQMYTFLDKAGRSLTLRPEGTAGVVRAALGGGLLRPLPRRLYYSGAMFRYEKPQKDRKRQFFQMGAEYFGDKTSFADVEVISLCAMALKKLGL